The stretch of DNA AACAAAGGTAGTTTCAAAATCTGAAGAAGTTGTCGATCTTACGATTAAGCTCTGGCTACATTTTGAGGGAGTGTTGCAAGATGGAATAAAGAAAGGTATAGTGGAGTGGATTACAGAATAAAGAAGAGAAAAATGTCATCAGCGCATCAAATAATAATGGTATGTTTGGATCAATTGGTTGGTAGTGAGCATCAATATCGCAAATTTAAGGAGCTGTTTAATTTTGGGGCAGTAGAGCAAGAGCTGAAGGGAATTGAATCTCCTGCTAATTATAAGGGATATGGTGTTTTACGTTTATTTAAATGCTTGTTGTTACAGTTTATGGAAGATTTGTCAGATCGTGAACTAGAAAGATATTTGAGTGACAGTGTTGCAGCCAAGTGGTTTTGTGATTTTGATTTAACCGAAGCCACACCTGATTATAGCGTTTTTAGTAGAATCCGCTCAAAGATAGGAACAAATTTGTTATCAAAAATCTTTGCCATTTTTAGAGATCAACTAAAATCTCAAGGATATATGAGCGAGGTATTTACTTTTGTTGATGCAAGTCACTTGATCTCCAAAGCTAATTTATGGGAAGAGCGGGATGAAGCCAGAAAACAAAAATATGAAAAACTTAACAACGAAGTCTTGCCTAAAGTCGCACATGATAAACAAGCCAAAATAGGGTGCAAGGGTGGTAGTAAATTTTGGTATGGCTATAAGAAAAACATGTAAGCGTAGATATTCAATCCGGAATGATCAACAAGGTTGCTATAACGCCTGCTAATGTTACCGATGCAAAGGGAGTTGCGCATGTTTTACCAAATAGTGGAGCAGTTTATGCTGACAAAGGGTATTGTGTTGCACCAGCAAAGAATGCAGCTAAAAGCAGAGGTATTCATTTTTGCGCCATCAAGAAAAACAATATGAAGCAAAAGAATTTTGACCTTGATCGATACTATACTTCCATAAGGGCTCCGTTTGAGAGGGTGTTTTCTCAAGATAATAAACGATTGCGATACATAGGAATTGCCAAAAATCAGTTTGCTGAATTTATGAATGCTATCTGCTTTAATTTAAAACGTTTAACGGTTCTTACTGCCTAAGCTCATAAAATCACGCTTCGCAGAATCAATAAAAAGCTAAAAATTACCATATCCCACCTCAAAGAAATCTTTTGAATTCTTGGGGAAACCAGTTTTTTGTTAATTTTTTTAGACCATGGTCCAAACTTCCTTAAATCAAACCATCACATTTATCCTTATTTTATCTTTCAACGCTCCCTTTGAGGATAACAATAATTTCCTAAGTGAGCAGGGCAATTTTATATCTATCTTTGGCTAACACTCTGAAATACTTATATATCTCTCCGACAAATTAAACGTCAGCAAGAATGAGGGCGGCAATTTTTGAAGTTAGTGCAACTTTTGCGGAGGATATTTGCACCAAAAACGCAATTCGCTACATAAGTGTGTGATGGCGGGGATGACGAGACTCGAACTCGCGACCTCCGACGTGACAGGCCGGCGCTCTAACCAACTGAGCTACATCCCCTAAAGTGCGGGAAACACATGGTGGGCGATGACAGGGTCGAACTGCCGACCTCCTCGGTGTAAACGAGATGCTCTACCAACTGAGCTAATCGCCCCCTAAAATTAATATACCATAACTAACGGCATATAACTTAAAAATCAAGTAAAAAAATAAAATAAGAAACAAATATTTATCATGAGCAATTCGCATCGCTTCCTTATACAAAACAGGTGGCTGATTAAATTTTTTCTAACCCAACAAAATAAGATGAATTTTACTTCATCTCCTGCTATACGTTTGAAATATACAATCTTACCTTTCAAAGATTGGATTGCATATCTGTGGAGTGAAAATGTGTGCTTTTATATGCAAAGAGCAAATGCTTTTAGAATAAAATGTATGCGTTAA from Candidatus Bandiella woodruffii encodes:
- a CDS encoding transposase, with amino-acid sequence MDYRIKKRKMSSAHQIIMVCLDQLVGSEHQYRKFKELFNFGAVEQELKGIESPANYKGYGVLRLFKCLLLQFMEDLSDRELERYLSDSVAAKWFCDFDLTEATPDYSVFSRIRSKIGTNLLSKIFAIFRDQLKSQGYMSEVFTFVDASHLISKANLWEERDEARKQKYEKLNNEVLPKVAHDKQAKIGCKGGSKFWYGYKKNM
- a CDS encoding transposase — its product is MINKVAITPANVTDAKGVAHVLPNSGAVYADKGYCVAPAKNAAKSRGIHFCAIKKNNMKQKNFDLDRYYTSIRAPFERVFSQDNKRLRYIGIAKNQFAEFMNAICFNLKRLTVLTA